The Leptidea sinapis chromosome 27, ilLepSina1.1, whole genome shotgun sequence nucleotide sequence CCAATTTTCTCCCGGAGAGAACCGTGAAAGACACAATATAGGTACCTGAATGAAGGGTGCAATAACAGCTGCTATCCACAATAGCAGGTTGAGCACGCTGATCCCCACAATCGGCTCCGTCTCCGTGTCGACTTTGTCCAAATCCAGGAGCCACATGATGCAGGAGATGGCGCAGGACGCGTTCACAATCGTAAACAAACACACAGCTGGTGCAAGATCATCGTTtagatatttgagcagcttgCGAAACTCTGCTATttcctgaaaaaataaatataacaattttaagtttaaaatgagATGATACGTGTTatcttataaaaagtattttcatatttgcgATCTGAATTCATTTCAGATATCTGTGTGCAGTCTGCTGGAACTTTCTTGTACCTGGCTGTTTCCAGGCTAATAAAACATGGTTAGACCTTTAAACCCGGCAATGTCTATGTTATTCCTATGGTGTTGTTAGACAACAGGTCGCCACACATTCTCTTTCTATCCATTCGTTACATCTGAGGACACTGCCTAATACATATGGTAGCAGAGATCGTAGTCTTACCCTCATCCAATTCAACGGCGAGATAGTCCGATTGATGAGCCGCTCTTTGAGGAACAGCAAATGTGCCTGCAACAACTGCACTTGGAGACAATAGCTGGTAATAACCGTCGCCTGGATCATGTCGTGAATTAATGTGCATATTATCAGGACGATTTTTAATGCTAATATAACTTCGCTCGAACTGAAACATAGAATACATAGTCTATTTAGAATACATAGCTTCTCACATTACCCAAATAGCCGATAGGCTCAGATTTGCTTCTTTggcctaaataaatatttagaaacTTGTTCGCGCTGAACTTCTTTGGAATCGTTGTGGTTTGAAACTccatgaaacgaaaaagcgagacgatacaagcaggtaaatgtataggattcagccggcgagagaaatagataggaagcattatacaatgttttggtaccaggcgatcatactTATAGAAGaaattgtcttatgtatgatgcgaatataccttaatatattcaaaCGTCATGCGCACGATGTATTATTACATAGACAAcagaagaacataaatatggtagcggtgatagtaatttCTTTCATCAGgtcaggacttcatatgcagtttagaggttcatgcacaaatGATAaggatatcttttttttataaaatttaaattagaaatCATCAATATTTTAATCTTATGTAGAAAGTGACAGAAGGagaggaagaagaagaagacgaaGATGTCTATAAAAAGCGATGTTTCCCTGGCGTCGACAGCGCCACACTTCCGCTGCAACCGTTAACGAGGTAGGCCGTTACTCCAATTTGTCAAATTTTTGATCGAATATTAATATGTCGTTTATCATTATTCCAAAGAATATCTAATAGTACAAGTGACGCCAGAAAGTTGCTGAAATTCATTAGAATGATATCCACTGAGTTAAATAACCAGCAGTCGATGTGATGAATAAGATGTTAACCACCATAAAAGAATTTGTTCTGTGATGgtgtaagtaaaatatattttaagctttATTAGTAATATACAGTGATCAACTTAATCAAATGccttactatatatataaatttcgaCAACCTTAATTCCATTGCTCACTTATGCAAATGTAAAGAATTTGAAGAAGTCCAtcgattttttataaaaccatGTTGTTTTTCTGTTACTAGATGTTTAGTTGGTCACGAAATGTGTGGATGAATAAGCGATTCAAATGTATTTTTGCTGGGGTAGACAAGACAGGGATATgtccataattattaatacttatcaCATTTGTTGCCCTGTTTAAAAATTGGTACTACTAGACCTCGCTTCCATTCTGCCGAAAAGAATGAATTGTCCAAAGAATCATTGTGGATGGTGGTTTGTGGTAGAGTGCAGCTGCATATTAATACAAGTATTAAGAAGatctataataatatcacatacCTACTTTCCATCCATTTAAACATGATGGTTCCCTTCGCCATCATAAGATTTACTGAACATAACGACAAGCACATCCAAAATACGCTCAAAAATATGAAGAACCAGAGCATTCGAAGCAACCTTTTTGGTTTCGTTGTTGGTGTTCCCTGGGGCGCGTATGAAGACAATAGGAATACCTGGAACGTAACGGCTAAACTAAATTCTTCcaaatattttctaataaaaatagatCATAATAATACATTTGCCACTTAAGGGCCTGGTTGAAGTGGTATGATCGTCTGATGCCGGGTACAGCTATAGAGATGAAAGAGAGAATAGGCAGTTCACTGAAGTGTTACGACATAGTTACCAAAAGAACGGCAAACGCtactgtaattcctctggtgttgcaggagaatgcggtgctcacttaaaatcaggtactcgtacggtcgtttgtcctctgCCGTTGATgagtgtaagaaaaaaaaaacttactctTTCCATCAGATTTTGTAGCTGTTCGTTATCGGCTATACGAAAGAGGTATAGGGCGTACAGAAAGCCAACAAAATGCAGTAAACTGGGGcctatgtatgttaaagtaacatTTCCGTAACATACTTGTTTGTACGCGTCGTATTCAAACGACGACTGGAGTGCTAGGGGCACTAATCTATAGCAAAACCCTCTATCTCttctgtaacaaaaaaaattgtaggtaTGAAGTCCACGCATAAATGTAACTACGTTCACaagtattcaaataaaatttgaaaaacaaaattttatgaacgatgcggcactcgaacccacgacctccggcgttccgtgccggtgctctaaccaactgagctaagcgttcgagtgacgtatcgttataaaatcttgtatgctctgttcaactctcaggtggtTTTTCTTGTgtaataatcctagaagtgagggttatctctttaaaaaacataaattgttcACGAGTATTGTTAAATCAAAGAGGctgtaaaaaattaattaaataaataaaataaatattaattaatctttaaatagtaaatttcaaaataatttccgTGAAGTATATAATGTCCTCATTGCATCTCGTCGCTAGCGTCGTCTACCGCCTCTATAATGGGGAATTTTCAAAG carries:
- the LOC126972807 gene encoding uncharacterized protein LOC126972807; translation: MLTDNESYTSTCDLLDKHALADEKVGVSAMERSARSSVDAHSVDIGEITEAPDTDYMSTSAILHYCKSKILVPYLKLLTVMGLRPVGEASSTSTYIICLSHFHSAQVAVLMVLGYILQYMACFRRDRGFCYRLVPLALQSSFEYDAYKQVCYGNVTLTYIGPSLLHFVGFLYALYLFRIADNEQLQNLMERVFLLSSYAPQGTPTTKPKRLLRMLWFFIFLSVFWMCLSLCSVNLMMAKGTIMFKWMESSSSEVILALKIVLIICTLIHDMIQATVITSYCLQVQLLQAHLLFLKERLINRTISPLNWMREIAEFRKLLKYLNDDLAPAVCLFTIVNASCAISCIMWLLDLDKVDTETEPIVGISVLNLLLWIAAVIAPFIQAARLSAECRRTQHVGHELCERPFLHQDTSQEDISSILAYSATLNLRAKLFAFPVSGRYILLVLTITTIASFALGMCHYLQ